The Helianthus annuus cultivar XRQ/B chromosome 11, HanXRQr2.0-SUNRISE, whole genome shotgun sequence region CCACCAAATGatttaagggggtgtttgggattgcgttttcaaccagattatttgattattgtgttttgaaatcgcaaaaaatctattttgagtgtttggtaaaaaattaataaaaagtgattttttacgttttgtagagttcaaaacgtgataatccataagtaggtcaccccttgctgcaggaaaacgtgataatctaaaaactgattttttacgttttcacgtatttatttttttaaaatatatatacttgccaaacacttaaatagttgattatctgattattgtgatatcaaacaacataatcaaatccaaacactatctttctgcagcacgttttgttacagctaattatctgattctgattattcaaaacgcataatctattttcaaaactcaaccccaaacaccccctaagtattattatatatacACTAAAACAATAATGAGTAAAATCCCACCCATAACAAAGCAACTGGAAGCTATTGCTTCCGGTATCATCGATATGCTAAATTACATAAATATGTCCTTTTGTTGGAGATTACAAATTTCAgccttttgtttttttaaagagtaaaatggcattttcgtccctgaggtttggccagttatACGACTTTCGTCAAaatgtttgttttttcgcatctggatccaaaatgattgaaatcttgccattttcatccggctgattaactccatccatttttctccgttaattcaggggtatttttgtctttttttgttaacttaaagggcaattcggtctttttcactttatgtacaagtattcaaaataccCTTAACGGAAAAAAGACGaaaaatacccttgacttaacggagaaaaatggatggagttaacgagccagataaaaatggcaaaatttcaaaccttttggatccagatgcggaaaaacaaacctttggacgaaagtcgcaaaactggccaaacctcagggacgaaaatggcattttactctttgtTAAAATAACATCGACCGTCTTTTGGAAATTACAAATCTCATTTTGGAACTTTGCACACGCCAATAGTTCTTTAAGAGCCAAAGAACGATGTGCGTGCAAAGTTCCAAAATGAAGAACGGTCAACGCGATTTTGAAAACTAAACAATGAGATCAATAATATTAATCAAACGGTTAAAGACGTTTTATGTCATTTAAAAACCATGCCGTTTCACTTACCAAAGGGATTATTCCCTTGATTGTTCGGGGCCCACGACTGATTTTGCGCAACATTTCTGTTTTGATAAAACGATGTTTGTCGGGCTGACATATTCCGAGGTTGTTGCGTTTGAGGCGATAACACGCTCACAAGTGCTAACGCATTTTGTTGAGATACAGGAGTAGCAGGTTGCGTTTCACCCACCGGTACAATAGCTAACGCATTCGAAGCAGTTGACGTGTCGAAATCATCTCCACTCAAAAGGTCAAAGTTGACTATTGCAGAAGACGTTGACTGTCCATTGGTTGTAGCAGGAGCAAGAGAGATCAAATCTGGCTGATCTGCAGCACCACTGGTAGATCTGCAGAAAACACAaacgggtcaaacgggttgggTTGACCCGTCAACACTTTATAGTTTATAGTTCGTTtcttgagttaaatgccattttagtccctgtggtttgggccattttgccagtttagtccaaaggtttcatttttaacctgtgggtccaaaaaggtttcacagttgccattttagtccacttgattaacttcatccattttttctgttaacgagaaggccaattcagtcattttgtatataattctgttaactaaaagggcaattcagccatataaaatgaccgaattggccttctcgttaacagaaaaaatggatgaagttaacccagtggactaaaatggcaactgtgaaacctttttggacccacaggttaaaaatgaaacttttggactaaactggcaaaatagcccataccacagggactaaaatggcatttaactctccTTTCTTATATTTCAACTAGTGAATGGTACATTAGATGTTTGACGTAATTTAAGTAATATGATTACCCGACTTGTTTGGTGTCGGTTGCACCAAGAGGAGTAGTTACAGGCACTATTGCGCGACTAGTTTCTGGAGTTGACTTTTCAGCATTTGACTTTTCGGATGAAACTACGTGAGTTGTTGTAAGAAGTGCTTCATGTTTGGCTAGGACTCGTTGTAAATCATCGTTAAGAGCTAATCCGAGAGATAATAGTGATTCATccctaaaatataaaaaaaaaattaaaaatcgaGACAACCGAAAATTATATCCGGAAAAATGAAAATAGACTAaagaaaaaatataaataaaatagagGTGACAATCTCGACACATTTACTTATGAATGCCTGAATGGGTTGATTCGTGTTATTTTAAATCTCAAGTGtaacgggtcaaacgggttgACCGAGGTGAAACTCGGCCAAAGTGTATCTTTTAATACTTACAACCTTGTGAAATGTTTTACTTAAAAGACCTACAGCATTATGATTGTGATAGTATTGTTTTGTAGCAATTGTATttattaaaaagagttaattgcacgattggtccccgtggtttcacgttttttcacgtttagtccccaacttttggaaatagcaggtatgctccatgtggtttgtcattttgttactcggatgtcccctgacatttactcagggactatccgagtaacaaaatgacaaaccatatacctgctatttccaaactaactgacatctagtcaggggactatccgagtaacaaaataacaaacttagagagcatacctgctattttcaaaaggtggggactaaacgtgaaaaaacatgaaaccacagggaccatccgagcaattaactctattaaagataagaaaattggaaaaaaaataaaaataaaaagtgtttCGGTCTTACGAAGTTGAGTTAACCAGGTGCACCAATCTTCTCTTGTATGTACGACATTGCTCGACCAAGTCTACAACAACCTCTTGCCTAAGTCCCTGGTTCCAATATTcaaatttgaaaagaaaaaaaattaataaatatattcataaaGAAAAAAGATTAAACCTTTTAGTGATAACATTACCTCTTTCTTTGTTGGGTCAACTGCAGTCAACATTTCTGCGAGGACATCCATGACCCCGCGCGCATTTTGCATTTCTGTCAAACTGAACAAAAAAAAGTTAGTTTTgtaattttcatccaaatcactaactcagtttattttcatccaaatcactaactcagtttattttttctgaTAATCAGGCTGtcgttttatatttgccagtttcatccaaatatcctcaacttaacagaaaaaataaagagttaattactgttttcgtccctgtggtttgtcaaaaatcactatttcagtacATTAGTTTAAacattgcgatttcagtccctgtggtttcactttcgtaaccatttcagtccctgaagtttcactttcgtaaccatttcaatccattattctgttaagtacagggactgaaatggttacgaggtggactgaaatggttacgaaagtgaaaccacagggactgaaatcgcaatttttaaactaatggactgaaatagtgatttttaacaaaccacagggacgaaaacaataattaactcaaaaataaactaagttagtggtttggatgaaaatggcaaaaagttacaaacgttgggggcaatttggtacaaaagtgtcattttagacgaaaatggcacacgtgcccaaacctcagggacgattttggcaattaactctttaaaTATTTAATCATGTCAATGCGGGTCGACATAAAACTATTTAATTCCATAAAAATAACAGTTTTTTATACCTCAAAGTTGGAAAATCAGCCTCTGCAGTATGCACACGCGTTTCATTTTCGTTTTCTGGATGTTGCGGATTATATGGAACCGATGTTATCGGGTGTGTTTGTGGTGGTGTCAAAACGGGTCCTTCTCTCGCAGATTTCTCTGGAAACGTTACCCCTAAACGCTGATAtacaaaatcaaaatatatttaaaataaatacattaaaatatatttaaagggatggcggcgcagtttgttgctcgtcatccttatgtaatttgcccaaATTATTAGAATGAAATATATtcgaataaaaaaaaaaagtcgaTAAATAGTCATATTTTTaactaaaaaaaaatacattaaaggatgagtaaactgccattttggtccctgaggtttggttacttttgccactttagtccaaaactcaaaccttttgcatcttggtccttgtggtttcagttttattgccattttggtccaaaaatgaaatcaggtcatacttttcctataaaatcctgcaattttgtcattttcctcaggggcaaatcaggtcatatttgtcttataaaatatggtatttatttataaaaaagaaatgatcattttgcccctacagaaaatgacaaaataacaggattttatcacacaaatatgacctgatttcatttttggaccaaaatggcaataaaactgaaaccacagggacccagatgcaaaaagtttgagttttggactaaagtgacaaaattgaccaaaccacagggaccaaaatggcagtttactcttaaagGATTTATATCCAAAAGAAGTTACGATAAAATTACCAGTAATTCAAGGTATGCGACGTAGTACTGCGGATATCTTCCCCTTTCTCCTCCGAAAGCTTCTTGCCAAGTGTCGATTAGAATTAATATCTTCTCTTTTACATGATAATCAGGCTGCAAGATTAATATTCAAAATGATGTCATTAATAAAACTAACAGTTTTTTCTTGTAAATATGTTTAGCAAAAAATTtagagttaattattgttttcgttcctgtggtttgtcaaaaatcactatttcggtccattagtttaaaaattgcgatttcagtccctgtagttttactttcgtaaccatttcagtccacctcgtaagcATTTCAGTctctgtacttaacagaataatggattgaaatggttacgaaagtgaaaccacagggactgaaatcgcaatttttaaacaaatggactgaaatagtgatttttgacaaaccaaaagGACGAAAagagtaattaactcaaaaatataaaacaatagagttaattactgttttcatccctgtggtttgtcaaaaatcactatttcggtccattagtttaaaaattgcgatttcagtccctgtagttttactttcgtaaccatttcagtccacctcgtaagcatttcagtccctgtacttaacagaataatggattgaaatggttacgaaagtgaaaccacagggactgaaatcgcaatttttaaactaatggactgaaatagtgatttttgacaaaccaaaagGACGAAAagagtaattaactcaaaaatataaaacaatattttgggGGTGAGATAaagctttgggaccaataggtcctgagttcgattctcacaagggggttttcccatatttattgggtttcctcctgaattggtgtataggcattatgcctagtggagatggatatgatcgggtggttctgctggtggcacgatgatactccagcggtccgtcagtgatccaaatttgccgttcaaaaaaaataaataaataaaaaataatactaGCCTTCTTTTTCTTCACAATTTTGATCATATCGTGAAGCAAGTTTCTTTCGGCTACATTCAGATGAACAACATCGCCGCAATTCTTCACAACCGATTCCAATAGCTTAACATAACAATCAAACGAAGAAATTGTAACAAAGTTAGCGTATTCGCGTAGACAGAGTACAATATAACTGATTATCGACATGACTCGGTAGACACATGTTAAGAATAAAAAGATACAGTTAACACGATAAGTTAAACGTGTTATGCGTGTTGTAAAcgagttgaacaagttgaaccCGTTTAGACACGTGTTTAATCATGCCATTAACGGGTCGACCCGTTTATGACCCAAACATGTTAAAGCAAGATAATAATAAGATAGTAGATGTTTTTTGTGCTTACTGTTAAAGCAAGAAGCT contains the following coding sequences:
- the LOC110891392 gene encoding TOM1-like protein 9, which encodes MVNSMVARATNNMLMGPDWAMNLEICDVCNRDPVQAKDVVKGIKKRLGSRNPKSQLLALTLLESVVKNCGDVVHLNVAERNLLHDMIKIVKKKKPDYHVKEKILILIDTWQEAFGGERGRYPQYYVAYLELLRLGVTFPEKSAREGPVLTPPQTHPITSVPYNPQHPENENETRVHTAEADFPTLSLTEMQNARGVMDVLAEMLTAVDPTKKEGLRQEVVVDLVEQCRTYKRRLVHLVNSTSDESLLSLGLALNDDLQRVLAKHEALLTTTHVVSSEKSNAEKSTPETSRAIVPVTTPLGATDTKQVGSTSGAADQPDLISLAPATTNGQSTSSAIVNFDLLSGDDFDTSTASNALAIVPVGETQPATPVSQQNALALVSVLSPQTQQPRNMSARQTSFYQNRNVAQNQSWAPNNQGNNPFGVTMNNGLPPAPWEAPHADNQLVVAGSMQYSQPHGIQTPGNINMNINNQMGQQIYPQQMGQQMYPQQMGQQMYPQQLGQQMYTNQMGQQVYGNQVGQQMYGNQMGQQAYGNQMGQQVYGNQMGQQMYGNQMGQQMYGNQMGQQMYGNQMGQQMYGNQMGQQQMYNSQMGQQMYNNQMGQAYGYGPISVYGQQQNGQYIGKSMPGMPVRDDNFLTSTVYTGPSMANASYVHVSKTQKSEDKLFGDLVDFSKVKPKKMTPGIGERV